In one window of Streptomyces roseofulvus DNA:
- a CDS encoding TniB family NTP-binding protein, translating to MADDHRHNGASAAPLPFLRFGPRPDRTTCTGWQEWQLTRGLFVPAPRLSRAEFDALSPRGRSVHNLHRTATHVNMRLLETPMSAAVVEVMRDRIDNNALRFGPGTRDGLMITGGGYQGKTETVCEASADFDDFWKNLCRQLNPAALPGTRDLFAPVAYCQTPVRSTPMALCEAILDFYHAPYGRNLRGMIRNVRASIRAHGTSVLLLDDITRLKMHREDDQDTLDLIRDLMSLDVTLVLIGVNIPRSGLLREGWFDPRTQQWVLPALKEGRSYNPDASTQTERRFDLIELAPFDTTTSVGTTAFVEHLAGIEDQLRLFDAEPGMLTGGDMPEYLYRRTHGVVGLLRRLIEDACTRAIRTGLETITTDLLETITINLGNVPDRDPGAGEIPDIDLTPESTKRLPKKRKRVRNTVFDDPGTPAAAEA from the coding sequence ATGGCAGACGACCACCGGCACAACGGAGCGTCCGCCGCGCCGCTGCCGTTTCTGCGCTTCGGGCCCCGCCCCGACCGCACCACCTGCACCGGCTGGCAGGAGTGGCAACTCACCCGCGGCCTCTTCGTCCCCGCCCCGCGCCTATCCCGCGCCGAGTTCGACGCCCTCTCCCCGCGCGGGCGCAGCGTGCACAACCTGCACCGCACCGCGACACACGTGAACATGCGACTGCTGGAGACCCCGATGAGCGCCGCGGTCGTGGAGGTGATGCGCGACCGCATCGACAACAACGCCCTGCGCTTCGGCCCCGGCACCCGCGACGGGCTGATGATCACCGGCGGCGGCTACCAGGGCAAGACCGAGACCGTCTGCGAGGCATCCGCCGACTTCGACGACTTCTGGAAGAACCTGTGCCGCCAGCTCAACCCCGCCGCCCTGCCCGGCACCCGCGACCTGTTCGCCCCCGTCGCCTACTGCCAGACGCCGGTCCGCTCCACGCCGATGGCCCTGTGCGAGGCCATCCTGGACTTCTACCACGCCCCCTACGGACGCAACCTGCGCGGCATGATCCGCAACGTCCGCGCCTCCATCAGAGCCCACGGAACCTCCGTACTGCTGCTGGACGACATCACCCGGCTGAAGATGCACCGCGAGGACGACCAGGACACCCTCGACCTGATCCGCGACCTCATGAGCCTGGACGTCACCCTGGTCCTGATCGGCGTCAACATCCCCCGCTCCGGGCTGCTGCGCGAGGGATGGTTCGACCCACGCACCCAGCAGTGGGTCCTCCCCGCACTCAAGGAGGGCCGCAGCTACAACCCGGACGCCTCCACCCAGACCGAGCGCCGCTTCGACCTGATCGAACTTGCCCCCTTCGACACCACCACCTCCGTCGGCACGACCGCGTTCGTCGAGCACCTGGCCGGCATCGAGGACCAGCTGCGCCTGTTCGACGCCGAACCCGGCATGCTCACCGGCGGCGACATGCCCGAATACCTCTACCGCCGTACCCACGGCGTCGTCGGCCTGCTGCGCCGGCTCATCGAGGACGCCTGCACCCGGGCGATCCGCACCGGCCTGGAGACCATCACGACCGACCTGCTGGAGACCATCACCATCAACCTCGGCAACGTCCCGGACCGCGACCCGGGCGCGGGAGAGATCCCCGACATCGACCTCACTCCCGAAAGTACGAAGCGCCTGCCGAAGAAGCGCAAGCGCGTCCGGAACACCGTCTTCGACGACCCCGGCACACCCGCGGCAGCCGAAGCGTGA
- a CDS encoding TniQ family protein has protein sequence MIRDLTPSQPLPRSLAPLPDEILPGYLMRLAHRAGTTVDEIAHRTGLRGPRVRNPMLLGYLHTLDETRLQALTEATRLTPAEARSLLLGPLAARYGPLDPHYTRRATPMRVINNNPWVWTTTWRYCPQCLAGDPDDAIQQLHGGAWRRHWRLPPVFSCLTHRRLLRHLCPGCHTLVATAEMIDRTDEDDLHPTQCRRRGCGTQLADPQCHAEPGLDAPTRRVLDRLQRRFARLLSPSAPPTVRSTGWPIPAAQYFMDLRTVTALTLLSWPAARPLCATPLLVQVLDAEAAWRHREYERLLRGAKKHSSQAFLHPAVDALAGAAAMHVADHLLRLDEARARAALEPLTEAAASRATALTTYLRHLPGSSLPLQLALTSRAPRGAGRRWLADALHEHDRRRTHDVA, from the coding sequence GTGATCCGCGACCTCACCCCTTCCCAGCCACTGCCCCGCAGCCTCGCTCCGCTGCCGGACGAGATCCTGCCCGGCTACCTGATGCGCCTGGCCCACCGCGCGGGCACCACCGTGGACGAGATCGCCCACCGCACCGGACTACGCGGCCCGCGCGTCCGGAACCCGATGCTCCTCGGCTACCTCCACACCCTCGACGAAACCCGGCTGCAGGCCCTGACGGAGGCGACCCGGCTGACCCCGGCCGAGGCCCGCTCCCTGCTCCTGGGCCCTCTCGCCGCCCGCTACGGCCCGCTGGACCCGCACTACACCCGCCGCGCCACCCCGATGCGCGTCATCAACAACAACCCCTGGGTATGGACCACTACCTGGCGCTACTGCCCCCAGTGCCTCGCCGGCGATCCGGACGATGCCATCCAGCAGCTCCACGGCGGGGCTTGGCGGCGCCACTGGCGTCTGCCGCCCGTCTTCTCCTGCCTCACCCACCGCAGGCTCCTACGGCATCTGTGCCCCGGCTGCCACACGCTCGTCGCCACCGCCGAGATGATCGACCGCACCGACGAAGACGACCTCCATCCCACCCAGTGCCGACGACGCGGGTGCGGCACCCAACTGGCCGACCCCCAGTGCCATGCGGAACCGGGCCTGGACGCGCCTACCCGACGCGTCCTCGACCGCCTCCAGCGCCGCTTCGCCAGGCTGCTGTCCCCCTCCGCACCGCCCACCGTCCGCAGCACCGGATGGCCGATCCCCGCAGCCCAGTACTTCATGGACCTGCGAACCGTCACCGCCCTGACCCTGCTGTCCTGGCCCGCCGCCCGCCCCCTGTGCGCGACGCCACTGCTCGTCCAGGTCCTCGACGCCGAAGCCGCCTGGCGGCACCGCGAGTACGAGCGGCTGCTGCGCGGCGCCAAGAAGCACAGCTCCCAGGCGTTCCTGCACCCCGCCGTCGACGCCCTGGCCGGAGCCGCCGCAATGCACGTGGCCGATCACCTCCTGCGCCTGGACGAGGCACGGGCTCGCGCCGCACTCGAACCCCTGACGGAGGCCGCTGCTTCCCGCGCTACGGCGCTCACCACTTATCTGCGGCATCTCCCAGGGAGTTCCCTCCCCCTCCAACTGGCCCTCACCTCGCGCGCCCCGCGAGGAGCGGGCAGGCGGTGGCTGGCCGACGCGCTCCACGAACACGACCGTCGCCGTACGCATGATGTGGCCTGA
- a CDS encoding ATP-dependent nuclease, whose product MDDFRSEIREGDIRRLEDKVASANYGAYLRRITLKRVRGFNDRVVSFDFPVTAVVGPNGGGKTTILGAAGIAYKDIAPGEFFAKSGRYDASMKDWVIEYELIDKKLNPRLPLQRTASFPQLKWNRKAIDRPVLLFGVSRTVPATERRELVKAVGNKFVAEHEVALSSPVVDAVEKILAKEMQGCNRLSIDSQGRATMFAARNSDGSEYSEFHFGAGEASVIRIVSDIEEAPDGAIILIEEIENGLHPIATRRIVEYLIDVALRKSCQVIFTTHSNDALDPLPSKAIWAAYNGEVLQGKLDIKALRTITGQIDAKLAVFVEDAFAELMVTTALRYHGGIELNAVKIHGMGGADPAIKVNEQHNLDPTSSFPSVCLVDGDQADKADPDRRIFTLPGQGDPEAHIFDVVLDRLEHVAARLTVSMQLPTSEQERVKQVVRDRALTNRDRHVVFEQIGEDLDFTAGMVVANAFLAIWAQERPDEIASLVGNLGDLVPKR is encoded by the coding sequence ATGGACGACTTCCGCAGCGAGATCCGCGAGGGCGACATCCGGCGCCTCGAAGATAAGGTTGCCTCGGCCAACTACGGGGCTTACCTGCGCCGGATCACGCTGAAGCGAGTGCGCGGATTCAACGATCGGGTTGTCAGCTTCGACTTTCCCGTAACGGCAGTCGTGGGACCCAATGGTGGCGGGAAAACGACCATCCTCGGCGCCGCCGGCATCGCCTACAAAGACATCGCGCCAGGAGAATTCTTTGCCAAGAGTGGCCGCTACGACGCCAGCATGAAGGACTGGGTCATCGAGTACGAGCTAATCGACAAGAAGCTCAATCCACGCCTCCCCCTCCAGCGGACCGCAAGCTTCCCGCAGTTGAAGTGGAACCGTAAGGCAATCGACCGGCCCGTACTGCTCTTCGGCGTATCACGCACGGTTCCTGCCACCGAACGCAGAGAGCTCGTCAAAGCGGTGGGAAACAAGTTCGTCGCTGAACACGAGGTGGCGCTCTCGTCTCCAGTAGTCGATGCAGTAGAAAAGATTCTCGCCAAGGAGATGCAGGGCTGCAATCGCCTCTCGATCGATTCACAGGGGCGGGCAACTATGTTCGCAGCCCGGAACTCCGATGGTAGCGAGTATTCCGAATTTCACTTCGGGGCTGGCGAAGCCAGCGTGATCCGCATCGTCTCCGACATCGAGGAAGCTCCCGATGGAGCCATTATTTTGATTGAGGAGATCGAAAACGGACTACACCCCATTGCGACCCGCCGAATCGTTGAGTACTTGATCGATGTGGCCTTGCGCAAGTCATGCCAAGTGATCTTCACGACGCACAGCAACGACGCCTTGGATCCACTGCCCTCCAAGGCGATTTGGGCTGCCTACAACGGCGAGGTGCTCCAGGGAAAACTGGACATCAAGGCGCTTCGGACCATCACCGGCCAGATCGACGCCAAACTCGCAGTCTTTGTTGAAGATGCGTTCGCCGAACTCATGGTCACAACCGCATTGCGCTATCACGGCGGGATCGAACTCAATGCGGTCAAAATCCATGGAATGGGGGGAGCGGACCCTGCAATCAAAGTCAACGAGCAACATAATTTGGATCCGACTTCCAGTTTCCCTTCCGTCTGCCTCGTCGATGGGGATCAAGCAGACAAGGCGGATCCCGATCGGCGGATCTTCACTCTCCCCGGTCAGGGGGATCCGGAGGCTCATATCTTCGACGTCGTACTGGATCGACTGGAGCACGTCGCGGCAAGGCTCACGGTCTCCATGCAGCTCCCGACCAGCGAGCAGGAGCGGGTCAAGCAAGTGGTCCGCGATCGAGCCCTGACCAACCGCGACCGCCATGTGGTTTTCGAGCAGATTGGCGAGGACCTAGACTTCACTGCGGGAATGGTCGTCGCCAACGCTTTCCTCGCTATCTGGGCACAGGAGCGTCCCGATGAAATCGCTAGCCTTGTCGGCAATCTCGGCGATCTCGTCCCCAAGAGGTAG
- a CDS encoding FRG domain-containing protein gives MGLAAQYFHERDSNRRLGITSAEALWEWVQAGGADGLTSNEWPLAPGEDVFFRGQPSTEYGLSSSLYRVCRARPAAPEAGVPNRVDEHVMAGTERAVIDAMRREGIGRRMTDGQLLAVLQHHGIPTRLIDVSESPLEALFFAVDQQHGVDGRLFMLHLHRDAAQSVDTIDFSQQALEWADATHGRRRAKGEWTQQVAVVDQAPLDPRMQAQRGRFLVGGLNRRYGGRSYRIDGSNVPGDQYPDISTLGVNFLNSVKGKPNMNWSATGWTLRVSSSWKPELLERLAGQGIDPDSMYPPLGEVRRLGLQVARDAAKGLTEASVS, from the coding sequence ATGGGTCTTGCCGCGCAGTACTTCCACGAACGCGATTCCAACCGTCGCCTGGGCATCACCTCTGCCGAGGCGCTGTGGGAGTGGGTGCAGGCTGGTGGCGCTGACGGGCTGACCTCGAACGAGTGGCCGCTAGCACCGGGCGAAGATGTCTTCTTCCGCGGGCAGCCCAGTACCGAGTACGGCCTGTCCTCCAGTCTGTACCGTGTCTGCCGCGCACGCCCCGCCGCACCGGAGGCCGGTGTCCCCAACCGGGTGGACGAGCACGTGATGGCCGGAACGGAGCGCGCGGTCATTGACGCCATGCGGCGCGAGGGCATCGGACGGCGCATGACGGATGGGCAACTACTTGCCGTTCTGCAGCACCACGGTATTCCCACCCGGCTCATCGACGTCTCCGAGTCTCCCCTGGAGGCTCTCTTCTTCGCGGTCGACCAGCAGCACGGTGTCGACGGACGACTCTTCATGCTCCACCTGCACCGCGATGCCGCACAGTCGGTGGACACGATCGACTTCTCCCAACAGGCGTTGGAATGGGCCGATGCTACGCACGGACGGCGCCGAGCCAAGGGTGAGTGGACCCAGCAGGTCGCCGTGGTCGACCAAGCCCCGCTCGATCCCCGGATGCAGGCGCAGCGCGGGCGGTTTCTCGTCGGCGGCCTCAACCGGCGTTACGGCGGGCGCTCCTACCGAATCGACGGATCCAATGTTCCAGGAGACCAGTACCCCGACATCTCGACCCTGGGCGTCAACTTCCTCAACAGCGTCAAAGGGAAGCCGAACATGAACTGGTCTGCGACGGGATGGACTCTGCGTGTCAGCTCGTCGTGGAAGCCCGAGCTCCTTGAGCGCCTGGCCGGGCAGGGAATCGACCCCGACTCCATGTATCCGCCGCTCGGTGAGGTCCGACGGCTCGGGCTGCAGGTGGCCCGTGACGCGGCAAAGGGTCTCACCGAGGCATCAGTGTCCTGA
- a CDS encoding DUF6228 family protein, producing MTSPADYHDDKSSVTIRCQDTSSVGVTFCDRFSFDADSVHYAVELRAPGLAARVNEVVAWIWDSDLTTFLEDLVADYRGWDGERSWQTNDRDLTVSAVFRSGGYVGLTWTVRPWPQAAGGWGASVTTWLEAGEQMATLAADVRTFLAGEQP from the coding sequence ATGACATCCCCAGCCGACTACCACGACGACAAGTCCAGCGTGACCATCCGCTGCCAGGACACCTCCTCTGTGGGCGTGACGTTCTGCGACCGGTTCAGCTTCGACGCGGACTCCGTGCACTATGCCGTCGAGCTACGGGCCCCGGGCCTGGCTGCTCGCGTCAACGAGGTCGTCGCCTGGATCTGGGACAGCGATCTCACCACGTTTCTGGAAGACCTCGTTGCCGACTACCGGGGATGGGACGGCGAACGGAGCTGGCAGACCAACGATCGGGACCTGACGGTGTCGGCCGTCTTCCGATCCGGCGGCTACGTCGGATTGACCTGGACCGTGCGGCCGTGGCCACAGGCCGCCGGTGGCTGGGGCGCCTCGGTGACCACCTGGCTGGAGGCCGGCGAGCAGATGGCTACCCTGGCGGCCGACGTCCGGACCTTCCTCGCCGGGGAGCAGCCGTGA
- a CDS encoding helix-turn-helix domain-containing protein, with amino-acid sequence MASLNVGNLGSLGEYLREQRRTAQLSLRQLADAAGVSNPYLSQIERGLRKPSAEVLQQVAKALRISAETLYVRAGILDEKDREELETRAVILADPSISERQKQVLLQIYDSFRKENAAENAAESEATS; translated from the coding sequence ATGGCATCGCTCAACGTCGGCAATCTCGGCAGCCTCGGCGAGTACCTGCGCGAGCAGCGGCGCACCGCGCAGCTCTCGCTGCGGCAGCTCGCCGACGCCGCCGGGGTCTCGAACCCGTACCTCAGCCAGATCGAGCGCGGCCTGCGGAAACCCAGCGCCGAGGTGCTCCAGCAGGTCGCCAAGGCGCTGCGGATCTCGGCCGAGACGCTCTACGTGCGGGCCGGGATCCTCGACGAGAAGGACCGGGAGGAGCTGGAGACGCGGGCGGTCATCCTGGCCGATCCCTCGATCAGCGAGCGGCAGAAGCAGGTGCTGCTCCAGATCTACGACTCCTTCCGCAAGGAGAACGCCGCGGAGAACGCCGCGGAGTCGGAAGCAACCAGCTAG
- a CDS encoding DUF2516 family protein: MLMDRFDNTLNLLMFLVFTGFAVASFVIAALVREDAYRAADKQTKKFWLILLGVNLALNLFLPGLLFLLIAGLVAAIVFMVDVRPALKQVMGGGGGGRRGGSSSDGPYGPYNGGR; encoded by the coding sequence ATGCTGATGGACCGGTTCGACAACACCCTCAACCTGCTGATGTTCCTGGTCTTCACCGGCTTCGCCGTCGCCTCGTTCGTGATCGCGGCGCTGGTCCGCGAGGACGCCTACCGGGCCGCCGACAAGCAGACCAAGAAGTTCTGGCTGATCCTGCTCGGGGTCAACCTCGCCCTGAACCTGTTCCTGCCCGGCCTCCTCTTCCTGCTCATCGCGGGCCTCGTCGCCGCCATCGTCTTCATGGTGGACGTGCGGCCCGCGCTCAAGCAGGTCATGGGCGGGGGCGGCGGCGGCCGGCGGGGCGGCTCCAGCAGCGACGGGCCGTACGGGCCGTACAACGGCGGCCGGTAG
- a CDS encoding PP2C family protein-serine/threonine phosphatase, protein MEATAVTDTGTGTGTGTDRDRTDLTLLVVEDDPAGALAVPELLDAAGASGTRVRIRTARNLTEAERLLTDDVHCVLVDLSLPAPRGSGDGDPLAPLRHILRLAPRHAVLALAPSADAELAAEAVRVGAQDHLFREELDGRLLSRAIRYAVERKRNDAAKVKLAESRLRAQENARLERGLLPTPLLDGSDLRFAASYRPGRSRALLGGDFYDVVRTPDGTVHAMIGDVCGHGPDEAALGVELRIAWRALTFAGLCGDELLSTLQQVLEHERESEEIFATLCTVDIAPDGRRAGLCLAGHPAPLVAHRGGTARLLPYEDGGPALGLLPRARWPRRQVELGGAWSLLLYTDGLIEGRTAGPGSARLGQDGMVEMINRQLAGGLRGEALLEAAMAEARTLNGGELTDDVALLALERDRNRG, encoded by the coding sequence ATGGAAGCCACCGCTGTGACAGACACAGGAACCGGCACAGGCACAGGAACCGACCGAGACCGCACCGACCTCACCCTCCTGGTCGTCGAGGACGACCCGGCGGGTGCCCTCGCCGTACCCGAACTGCTCGACGCCGCCGGCGCGAGCGGCACCCGGGTCCGGATCCGCACCGCCCGCAACCTCACCGAGGCCGAGCGGCTGCTCACCGACGACGTGCACTGCGTGCTCGTCGACCTCTCGCTGCCCGCGCCCCGGGGCTCGGGCGACGGCGACCCGCTCGCCCCGCTGCGGCACATCCTGCGCCTCGCGCCCCGGCACGCCGTCCTCGCGCTGGCCCCCTCCGCCGACGCCGAGCTGGCCGCCGAGGCGGTACGGGTCGGGGCCCAGGACCACCTCTTCCGCGAGGAGCTGGACGGCCGGCTGCTGAGCCGCGCCATCCGGTACGCGGTCGAGCGCAAGCGCAACGACGCCGCCAAGGTGAAGCTGGCCGAGTCCCGGCTGCGCGCCCAGGAGAACGCCCGGCTGGAGCGCGGCCTGCTGCCCACCCCGCTCCTGGACGGCTCCGACCTGCGGTTCGCGGCCAGCTACCGGCCCGGCCGGTCCCGCGCGCTGCTCGGCGGCGACTTCTACGACGTCGTCCGCACCCCGGACGGCACCGTCCACGCCATGATCGGCGACGTCTGCGGCCACGGCCCGGACGAGGCCGCGCTCGGCGTCGAGCTGCGGATCGCCTGGCGCGCCCTGACCTTCGCCGGGCTCTGCGGGGACGAGCTGCTCTCCACCCTCCAGCAGGTCCTGGAGCACGAGCGGGAGAGCGAGGAGATCTTCGCGACCCTCTGCACGGTCGACATCGCGCCCGACGGGCGCCGGGCCGGGCTCTGCCTGGCCGGGCACCCGGCCCCGCTGGTCGCCCACCGCGGCGGCACCGCGCGGCTCCTGCCGTACGAGGACGGGGGCCCGGCCCTGGGCCTGCTGCCGCGCGCCCGCTGGCCGCGCCGGCAGGTCGAGCTGGGCGGGGCGTGGAGCCTGCTGCTCTACACCGACGGCCTGATCGAGGGCCGGACGGCGGGCCCCGGCTCGGCGCGGCTCGGGCAGGACGGCATGGTCGAGATGATCAACCGGCAGCTGGCCGGCGGCCTGCGCGGCGAGGCGCTCCTGGAGGCGGCGATGGCCGAGGCCCGGACGCTGAACGGCGGCGAGCTGACGGACGACGTGGCCCTGCTGGCCCTGGAACGGGACAGGAACCGGGGATGA
- a CDS encoding C40 family peptidase → MNRGRRRPYAAAAVTVACALALLATPALTLQAAAAPLPPPPPKKTLEQVRTEIDGLYRQAAAATDAYNLAEERTEKQSAEIVRLARMIENGRKRIDTLKAQAGATARAQYRSGGIPDSAQLVLTGDPQLFLDTAGRLREGAKATTDLIAELSRAQAELNTYASEAGDNWTRLEADRVRQAEAKKEINDKIAAARKLESELAAEERERLRRLEELARQQAQTKWLGSGILAELTAEATPEGRKAIESALAQVGKPYVWGAEGPDSFDCSGLTQSAWAAAGKRIPRTSQEQWRLLPRVQPEDMRPGDLIVYYRDASHIGMYIGDGKMVHAPRPGRNVTVAGAGSMEILGIVRPS, encoded by the coding sequence GTGAACCGAGGACGCCGACGTCCGTACGCCGCCGCCGCGGTCACCGTGGCCTGCGCCCTGGCCCTGCTGGCCACGCCCGCGCTGACCCTCCAGGCCGCCGCCGCCCCGCTGCCGCCGCCCCCGCCGAAGAAGACCCTCGAACAGGTGCGTACGGAGATCGACGGGCTCTACCGGCAGGCGGCCGCCGCCACCGACGCGTACAACCTCGCCGAGGAGCGCACCGAGAAGCAGTCCGCCGAGATCGTCCGGCTCGCCCGCATGATCGAGAACGGCCGGAAGCGGATCGACACCCTCAAGGCCCAGGCCGGCGCCACCGCCCGCGCCCAGTACCGCAGCGGCGGCATCCCCGACAGCGCCCAGCTCGTCCTCACCGGCGACCCGCAGCTCTTCCTCGACACCGCCGGCCGGCTCCGCGAGGGCGCCAAGGCCACCACCGACCTCATCGCCGAACTCTCGCGCGCCCAGGCGGAGCTGAACACCTACGCCTCCGAGGCCGGCGACAACTGGACCCGGCTGGAGGCCGACCGGGTCCGCCAGGCCGAGGCGAAGAAGGAGATCAACGACAAGATCGCCGCCGCCAGGAAACTGGAGAGCGAGCTCGCCGCCGAGGAGCGCGAGCGGCTCCGCCGGCTGGAGGAGCTGGCCCGGCAGCAGGCCCAGACGAAGTGGCTCGGCTCCGGCATACTCGCCGAACTCACCGCCGAGGCCACCCCCGAGGGCCGCAAGGCCATCGAGTCCGCCCTCGCCCAGGTCGGCAAGCCGTACGTGTGGGGCGCCGAGGGCCCCGACTCCTTCGACTGCTCCGGCCTGACCCAGTCCGCCTGGGCCGCCGCCGGCAAGAGGATCCCGCGCACCTCGCAGGAGCAGTGGCGGCTGCTCCCCCGCGTGCAGCCGGAGGACATGCGCCCCGGCGACCTGATCGTCTACTACCGGGACGCCAGCCACATCGGCATGTACATCGGCGACGGGAAGATGGTCCACGCGCCCCGCCCCGGGCGGAACGTCACCGTCGCGGGCGCCGGCTCGATGGAGATCCTCGGCATCGTCCGTCCCTCCTGA
- a CDS encoding class I SAM-dependent methyltransferase produces MAPRTTRPVGTPTRGTTNPNRLRRMDRWIAAVHGPALRRSPEPPVAVDLGYGAAPWTAVELLARLRTADPRTLLYGIEIEPARVEAAKPYEGEGLSFVHGGFEVPVPGAPALIRAANVLRQYDEEQVAAVWARLCGRLAPGGLLVEGTCDEIGRRHVWVALDRGGPRTVTFATRLGSLERPSDLAERLPKALIHRNVPGEPVHAFLRDFDRAWAAAAPYASLGARQRWIRSVRDLAADWPVVDGPRRWRQGEVTVRWDALAPREARGT; encoded by the coding sequence ATGGCCCCGCGCACCACCCGCCCCGTCGGCACCCCGACCCGCGGGACCACCAACCCCAACCGGCTGCGCCGCATGGACCGCTGGATCGCCGCCGTCCACGGCCCCGCCCTGCGCCGCTCCCCCGAGCCGCCCGTCGCCGTCGACCTGGGGTACGGGGCCGCCCCCTGGACCGCCGTCGAGCTGCTCGCCCGGCTGCGCACCGCCGACCCCCGCACCCTGCTGTACGGGATCGAGATCGAGCCGGCGCGGGTCGAGGCCGCGAAGCCGTACGAGGGCGAGGGCCTGTCCTTCGTCCACGGCGGCTTCGAGGTGCCGGTGCCCGGCGCGCCCGCGCTGATCCGGGCCGCGAACGTGCTGCGCCAGTACGACGAGGAGCAGGTCGCGGCGGTCTGGGCGCGGCTGTGCGGGCGGCTCGCGCCGGGCGGGCTGCTCGTCGAGGGGACGTGCGACGAGATCGGGCGCCGGCACGTGTGGGTGGCGCTGGACCGGGGCGGGCCGCGCACGGTCACCTTCGCGACCCGGCTGGGCTCCCTGGAACGGCCCTCGGACCTGGCCGAGCGGCTGCCGAAGGCGCTGATCCACCGCAATGTGCCGGGCGAGCCGGTCCACGCCTTCCTGCGGGACTTCGACCGGGCCTGGGCGGCGGCCGCGCCGTACGCCTCGCTGGGGGCCCGGCAGCGCTGGATCCGCTCGGTCCGCGACCTGGCGGCCGACTGGCCGGTCGTCGACGGTCCCCGGCGGTGGCGGCAGGGCGAGGTGACGGTCCGCTGGGACGCGCTCGCGCCCCGGGAGGCGAGGGGGACGTGA
- the mshA gene encoding D-inositol-3-phosphate glycosyltransferase, which yields MSQYVSRFAGTRHRHPAAPSRLRLPGRHRTPRRVAMLSVHTSPLHQPGTGDAGGMNVYIVELAKRLAAIDIEVEIFTRATTGGLAPVVELAPGVLVRHVDAGPYEGLAKEELPAQLCAFTHGVMQAWAGHRPGHYDLVHSHYWLSGHVGWLAAERWGVPLVHAMHTMAKVKNASLAEGDTPEPAARVIGETQIVAAADRLIANTTEEADELARFYEADPGKIAVVHPGVNLDRFRPADGRAAARARLGLPRDAFVPVFAGRIQPLKAPDILLRAAALMVDRDPSLRSRMVVPVVGGPSGSGLAKPEQLQKLAATLGIADLVRFHPPVGQERLADWFRAASVLVMPSYSESFGLVAIEAQATGTPVVAAAVGGLPVAVRDERTGFLVQGHDPVDYARVLDRFAADPELTARMGDAAARHAESFGWDTAASGTADVYTAAMHDHRQRAHHRRVRSHHG from the coding sequence GTGAGCCAGTACGTGTCCCGGTTCGCCGGCACCCGGCACCGGCACCCGGCAGCCCCCTCCCGGCTCCGGCTTCCCGGCCGCCACCGCACCCCCCGCCGGGTCGCCATGCTCTCCGTGCACACCTCCCCGCTCCACCAGCCGGGCACCGGCGACGCGGGCGGCATGAACGTCTACATCGTCGAGCTCGCCAAGCGGCTCGCGGCCATCGACATCGAGGTGGAGATCTTCACCCGGGCCACCACCGGCGGCCTGGCCCCGGTCGTCGAGCTGGCCCCCGGGGTCCTGGTGCGGCACGTCGACGCCGGGCCGTACGAGGGGCTGGCCAAGGAGGAGCTGCCGGCCCAGCTCTGCGCCTTCACGCACGGCGTGATGCAGGCGTGGGCGGGCCACCGCCCCGGCCACTACGACCTCGTCCACTCGCACTACTGGCTCTCCGGCCACGTCGGCTGGCTCGCCGCCGAGCGGTGGGGCGTCCCGCTCGTGCACGCCATGCACACCATGGCCAAGGTCAAGAACGCCTCGCTCGCCGAGGGCGACACCCCCGAGCCCGCCGCCCGGGTCATCGGCGAGACGCAGATCGTCGCCGCCGCGGACCGGCTGATCGCCAACACCACCGAGGAGGCCGACGAGCTGGCCCGCTTCTACGAGGCGGACCCCGGCAAGATCGCGGTCGTCCACCCCGGGGTGAACCTCGACCGCTTCCGGCCCGCCGACGGCCGGGCCGCCGCCCGCGCCCGCCTCGGCCTGCCGCGGGACGCCTTCGTCCCCGTCTTCGCCGGCCGCATCCAGCCCCTCAAGGCCCCGGACATCCTGCTGCGCGCCGCCGCCCTGATGGTCGACCGCGACCCCTCGCTGCGCTCCCGGATGGTGGTGCCGGTGGTCGGCGGTCCCAGCGGAAGCGGCCTCGCCAAGCCGGAGCAGCTGCAGAAGCTCGCCGCCACGCTGGGCATCGCCGATCTGGTGCGCTTCCACCCGCCGGTGGGCCAGGAGCGGCTCGCGGACTGGTTCCGGGCCGCGTCGGTCCTCGTCATGCCCTCGTACAGCGAGTCGTTCGGTCTCGTCGCGATCGAGGCGCAGGCGACCGGCACGCCGGTCGTCGCCGCCGCGGTGGGCGGACTTCCGGTGGCCGTGCGGGACGAGCGGACCGGTTTCCTGGTGCAGGGTCACGACCCCGTCGACTACGCGCGCGTGCTGGATCGTTTCGCCGCGGATCCGGAGCTCACCGCGCGGATGGGCGACGCGGCCGCCCGGCACGCCGAGTCCTTCGGCTGGGACACGGCCGCCTCGGGCACCGCCGACGTGTACACGGCCGCCATGCACGACCACCGGCAGCGCGCGCACCACCGTCGCGTACGCTCCCACCATGGCTGA